One window from the genome of Streptococcus parasanguinis encodes:
- a CDS encoding MATE family efflux transporter: MNSYKKILNIALPAMGENFLQMLMGMVDSYLVAHLGLIAISGVSVAGNIITIYQAIFLALGAAVASVMSKSLGEKNQENIAYHATESLKVTLLLSALLGGASLLFGRQMISLLGTEAAVAESGGIYLSLVGGTIVLLGLMTTLGSLVRVANNPRIPMYVSLLTNVLNALFSSVAIFLFGWGIVGAALGTVLARLVGVILLWRKVQLPFAPLRWGLDRKLLNLALPAAGERLMMRAGDVVIIAIVVAFGTEAVAGNAIGETLTQFNYMPVFGVATATVMLVARSLGEGDLEQIARLRKQSYWLSFVLMLPIALGIFFGGTLLTHLYTQDTKAVEASLSVVLFSLLGTPFTAGTVIYTAVWQGLGNGKLPFYATTIGMWVIRIGAGYLLGVTLGFGLPGVWTGTLLDNGFRWLFLSQLYRRKVGEKK, from the coding sequence ATGAATTCATACAAAAAAATCTTAAATATCGCCCTTCCTGCCATGGGTGAAAATTTCTTACAAATGCTGATGGGCATGGTGGATTCTTATTTAGTGGCTCACCTGGGCTTGATTGCCATTTCAGGTGTTTCCGTCGCAGGGAATATCATCACCATCTATCAAGCCATCTTTTTGGCACTGGGTGCGGCGGTTGCCAGTGTCATGTCCAAAAGCTTGGGCGAAAAAAATCAAGAAAACATTGCCTACCATGCGACAGAGTCACTGAAGGTGACCTTATTGTTGAGTGCTCTCTTAGGAGGGGCTTCGCTGTTATTTGGACGCCAGATGATTTCTCTGTTGGGGACTGAAGCTGCAGTAGCCGAAAGCGGGGGGATTTACCTTTCCTTGGTCGGCGGGACCATTGTTCTCTTAGGATTGATGACGACCTTGGGCTCCTTGGTTCGGGTGGCCAACAATCCACGTATTCCTATGTATGTGAGCCTGTTGACCAATGTTTTGAATGCTTTATTCTCCTCTGTGGCCATTTTCCTTTTTGGCTGGGGGATTGTCGGTGCGGCCTTAGGGACAGTGCTGGCCCGTCTGGTGGGCGTCATCCTCTTGTGGCGAAAGGTCCAGTTACCCTTTGCACCTCTTCGTTGGGGATTGGATCGTAAGCTCTTGAACTTAGCACTTCCAGCTGCCGGAGAGCGGCTGATGATGCGAGCTGGAGATGTGGTGATCATTGCGATCGTGGTTGCTTTTGGGACCGAGGCAGTCGCAGGAAATGCTATCGGAGAGACCTTGACCCAGTTCAACTACATGCCTGTATTTGGAGTGGCCACAGCGACGGTTATGCTCGTGGCACGGAGCCTGGGTGAAGGTGATCTTGAGCAGATTGCCCGCCTTCGAAAGCAGTCTTACTGGTTGTCCTTCGTGTTAATGTTACCCATTGCCTTGGGAATCTTTTTTGGGGGCACCCTTCTGACCCATCTCTACACACAAGATACAAAAGCAGTCGAAGCTAGCCTATCGGTTGTCCTCTTTTCTTTGTTAGGAACGCCGTTTACAGCAGGAACGGTCATCTATACAGCTGTTTGGCAAGGCTTGGGAAATGGGAAACTTCCATTTTATGCAACGACGATTGGCATGTGGGTCATTCGAATTGGAGCCGGTTATCTGCTTGGAGTAACTCTTGGCTTTGGCCTTCCAGGGGTCTGGACTGGAACCTTGCTCGACAATGGCTTCCGTTGGCTATTTTTGAGTCAGCTATATAGACGAAAAGTAGGAGAGAAAAAATGA
- the hisS gene encoding histidine--tRNA ligase, with product MKLQKPKGTQDILPGDSAKWQYVEGFARKVFARYNYDEIRTPIFEHYEVISRSVGDTTDIVTKEMYDFYDKGDRHITLRPEGTAPVVRSYVENKLFAPEVQKPSKFYYIGPMFRYERPQAGRLRQFHQIGVECFGSSNPATDVETIAMAAQFLKELGIDNVTLHLNTLGSPASRQAYRQALIDYLLPMKDQLSKDSQRRLEENPLRVLDSKEKEDKAAVEQAPSILDYLDEESQAHFDAVRRMLEDLGVAYVIDTNMVRGLDYYNHTIFEFITEIEGNELTVCAGGRYDGLVEYFGGPATAGFGFGIGVERILLVLEKKGIELPIETGLDAYIAVLGDEVNEAALSLVQALRIQGFKAERDYLGRKLKAQFKSADVFAAKALITLGSSEVESGQVTVKNNQTRQEVTVALENLKKGFPSVLAELGLA from the coding sequence ATGAAATTACAAAAACCAAAAGGGACCCAGGATATCCTTCCTGGCGATTCAGCGAAATGGCAATATGTAGAAGGCTTTGCACGCAAGGTCTTTGCGCGATACAATTATGATGAAATCCGCACACCGATCTTCGAACATTATGAAGTCATCAGCCGTTCAGTAGGGGATACGACGGATATCGTCACCAAAGAAATGTATGATTTCTATGACAAGGGAGACCGTCATATCACGCTTCGTCCAGAAGGAACAGCTCCTGTTGTCCGCTCCTATGTAGAAAATAAACTCTTTGCGCCTGAGGTACAAAAACCAAGTAAGTTCTATTACATAGGTCCAATGTTCCGCTACGAACGTCCTCAAGCAGGTCGTTTGCGTCAATTCCACCAAATTGGGGTAGAATGCTTTGGATCGAGCAATCCTGCAACGGATGTCGAAACCATTGCCATGGCAGCGCAATTCCTGAAAGAACTAGGAATTGACAATGTGACCTTGCACTTGAACACCTTGGGAAGCCCTGCTAGTCGTCAGGCTTATCGTCAAGCCTTGATTGATTACCTCTTGCCAATGAAGGATCAATTGTCTAAGGACAGCCAACGTCGCTTAGAAGAAAATCCGCTTCGTGTCTTGGATTCAAAAGAAAAAGAAGACAAGGCCGCGGTTGAACAGGCTCCTTCCATCCTAGACTATCTAGATGAAGAAAGCCAAGCGCATTTTGATGCGGTTCGTCGGATGTTAGAAGATTTAGGTGTAGCCTATGTCATCGATACCAATATGGTGCGTGGCTTGGATTACTACAACCACACGATTTTTGAGTTCATTACAGAAATTGAAGGCAATGAATTGACAGTCTGTGCGGGTGGTCGCTATGATGGTTTGGTGGAATACTTCGGTGGCCCTGCGACAGCTGGTTTTGGATTTGGTATCGGTGTGGAACGGATCCTTCTCGTTCTTGAAAAGAAAGGCATTGAATTACCGATCGAAACAGGCCTAGATGCCTATATCGCTGTCCTAGGAGATGAGGTCAATGAAGCAGCGCTTAGCTTGGTTCAAGCCCTTCGAATCCAAGGTTTCAAGGCAGAACGTGACTATCTTGGACGTAAGCTCAAGGCACAATTTAAGTCAGCAGATGTCTTTGCGGCCAAAGCCTTGATTACCTTAGGAAGTAGTGAAGTTGAGAGCGGTCAAGTTACTGTGAAAAATAACCAAACTCGTCAAGAAGTAACGGTAGCTCTTGAAAACTTGAAGAAAGGCTTCCCATCTGTTTTGGCAGAGTTGGGATTGGCTTGA
- the thrC gene encoding threonine synthase: MTLVYQSTRDEKNTVTASQAILQGLATDGGLFTPVSYPQVELDFDTLKDASYQEVAKLVLSAFLDDFTAEELDYCISHAYDSKFDTPAIAPLVKLDGQYNLELFHGSTIAFKDMALSILPYFMTTAAKKHGLENKIVILTATSGDTGKAAMAGFADVPGTEIIVFYPKDGVSKVQELQMTTQTGNNTHVIAIDGNFDDAQTNVKHMFNDVALREKLAANKMQFSSANSMNIGRLVPQVVYYVYAYAQLVKTGQITAGEKVNFTVPTGNFGNILAAFYAKQIGLPVGKLICASNENNVLTDFFKTHVYDKKREFKVTTSPSMDILVSSNLERLIFHLVGNDATKTKELMESLVATGQYQLSNFDADILDLFAAAYADEAETAAEIKRVYEASDYIEDPHTAVASAVYQKYRTQTGDTAKTVIASTASPYKFPVVAVEAVTGETGLGDFEALAKLHTLSGVPVPPAVDGLETAPVRHRTSVAAKDMQAAVEDYLGL; encoded by the coding sequence ATGACATTAGTTTATCAATCAACACGAGATGAAAAAAATACTGTAACAGCTAGTCAAGCCATCCTTCAAGGATTGGCGACAGATGGCGGTTTGTTTACTCCAGTCTCTTATCCTCAAGTAGAGCTGGATTTTGATACCCTCAAAGACGCTTCTTACCAAGAAGTGGCCAAGCTTGTTTTGTCAGCCTTTTTGGACGACTTTACAGCAGAAGAGTTGGACTACTGTATTTCTCATGCTTATGACAGCAAGTTTGATACCCCAGCTATTGCTCCTCTTGTCAAACTCGATGGGCAATACAATTTGGAACTCTTCCACGGCTCCACTATTGCCTTTAAAGATATGGCTTTGTCGATCTTGCCTTACTTTATGACAACAGCAGCTAAAAAGCACGGTTTGGAAAATAAAATTGTCATCTTGACGGCGACTTCTGGAGATACAGGAAAAGCTGCCATGGCAGGTTTTGCCGATGTTCCAGGAACAGAGATTATTGTCTTTTATCCAAAAGATGGTGTCAGCAAGGTGCAAGAGTTGCAAATGACGACTCAAACGGGGAATAATACCCATGTCATCGCCATCGATGGAAACTTTGACGATGCCCAAACTAATGTCAAACACATGTTCAATGATGTGGCGCTCCGTGAAAAATTAGCAGCCAACAAGATGCAATTCTCATCAGCTAATTCTATGAACATTGGTCGTTTGGTGCCTCAGGTTGTCTATTACGTATACGCCTATGCTCAATTGGTCAAGACAGGCCAAATCACAGCGGGAGAAAAAGTCAATTTCACTGTTCCAACAGGAAACTTTGGAAATATCTTGGCAGCTTTCTATGCCAAACAAATCGGTCTTCCAGTTGGGAAATTGATCTGTGCGTCAAATGAAAACAATGTCTTGACAGACTTCTTCAAAACACATGTCTATGATAAGAAACGTGAGTTCAAGGTGACCACTAGCCCATCGATGGATATTTTGGTCTCTTCAAACTTGGAACGCTTGATTTTCCACTTGGTAGGCAATGATGCCACAAAGACCAAAGAATTGATGGAAAGCCTTGTTGCAACAGGTCAGTACCAATTGTCCAACTTTGATGCAGACATCTTAGATTTGTTTGCGGCTGCATACGCAGATGAAGCAGAAACTGCTGCAGAGATCAAGCGGGTCTATGAAGCGTCTGATTACATCGAAGACCCTCATACAGCCGTAGCATCAGCCGTTTACCAAAAATACCGGACCCAAACAGGGGATACTGCTAAAACAGTCATTGCCTCTACAGCAAGTCCTTACAAATTCCCAGTTGTAGCAGTAGAAGCGGTGACAGGCGAGACAGGTCTAGGCGATTTCGAAGCCTTGGCTAAATTACACACACTCTCAGGTGTTCCTGTGCCACCGGCTGTAGACGGCCTTGAAACTGCACCGGTTCGCCATCGTACAAGCGTGGCAGCCAAAGACATGCAAGCAGCCGTAGAAGACTACTTGGGACTTTAA